From one Babylonia areolata isolate BAREFJ2019XMU chromosome 35, ASM4173473v1, whole genome shotgun sequence genomic stretch:
- the LOC143277827 gene encoding uncharacterized protein LOC143277827: MNTASTPSDAMTTLAVGPLSDVSSGRTVEGSAVFPGMSKGEEVVVVAVLGMGVLAVLALVLRLALPLLRKGKASSAPPQHSATCSTSGSERSFSVKGKEFNNEALGRPDSPEYPTLSRLQSLNMQDVYNDNWKKTSTNLPPTLSSELTEVQTEY, from the exons ATGAACACAGCCAGCACCCCCTCTGACGCCATGACGACGCTGGCTGTCGGCCCCCTCAGTGACGTCAGTAGCGGGCGGACGGTGGAGGGGTCAGCAGTGTTCCCGGGGATGAGCAAGGgggaggaggtagtggtggtggccgTGCTGGGGATGGGTGTGCTGGCAGTGTTGGCGCTGGTGCTGAGGCTGGCCCTGCCCCTGCTGAGGAAAGGCAAGGCCAGCAGTGCACCGCCACAACACAGCGCCACCTGCTCCACCAGTGGAAGTGAAAG atCATTTTCAGTGAAGGGGAAGGAATTCAACAATGAAGCCTTGGGCAGACCTGACTCACCTGAGTATCCCACACTGTCCAG actgcagTCACTGAACATGCAAGACGTGTACAACGACAACTGGAAGAAGAcatccaccaacctccctcccaccttgAGCAG TGAGCTGACGGAGGTACAAACCGAGTACTGA